The following proteins come from a genomic window of Miscanthus floridulus cultivar M001 chromosome 2, ASM1932011v1, whole genome shotgun sequence:
- the LOC136540410 gene encoding uncharacterized protein At5g01610-like: MEKALTKLGSFTISRKAKQELSAIGDDISRFSSTVEEKAKWVFEKLKGHKKSLSDLLREHNLPPGLFPRNIICYEYDESTSKLVVHLSKPCEVSFKDSSTIRYAPRVKATLSRGKLSGVEGMKTKVVVQVKVASVSIESYKSDKICFIAGVKKLRQKDAYEVPREAVSVEEF, translated from the exons ATGGAGAAGGCTCTCACCAAGCTCGGCAGCTTCACCATCTCCCGCAAGGCCAAGCAGGAGCTCTCCGCCATCGGCGACGACATCTCC CGTTTTTCGAGCACGGTGGAGGAGAAGGCAAAATGGGTTTTCGAGAAGCTCAAAG GACACAAGAAGTCACTCTCTGATCTACTGCGCGAGCACAACCTCCCTCCAGGTCTCTTCCCTCGTAACATCATCTGCTATGAGTATGACGAATCAACCTCGAAGCTGGTGGTGCACCTGTCCAAGCCCTGCGAGGTGAGCTTCAAGGATTCCTCCACGATACGGTATGCTCCTCGTGTCAAGGCGACTCTGTCCCGAGGCAAGCTTTCCGGGGTTGAAGGCATGAAGACCAAGGTGGTGGTACAGGTGAAGGTGGCCAGCGTGAGCATCGAGAGCTACAAGTCTGACAAGATATGCTTCATCGCCGGCGTGAAGAAGCTGAGGCAGAAGGATGCTTATGAGGTACCTCGCGAAGCCGTCTCTGTTGAGGAGTTCTGA